The genomic DNA CATAATCACACAGAACTGCAAGTTgtgtttttatcatattatattttctttaaatggaAACTTTGCTGATTGCAGGTAATGGACCATCAGGAATATGCCTGTCATATCTGTTGTCTGGTAACCGGCCTTATTTCACTGGTGAGCCACACCCTAATCCTCTGCTACAACTCAAGCTTGAAGGGAAGACAGACCAGTCCATTCTAGAATTGGTGAGTATTTGACTAACTAATATCTcaagagaaggaaaaagaaaatgcatgtgATGTGAAACACACTTTCAACCCACTGCTATCTGCAATGGGTGTTTGATGATTCTGATAGTATCTGTCAGAGACTGTGAAACTTAATAACATTGTGCATGAGCCCCTAGAAGACTTGCAAAAGCACTTCAGTGTGTTAAGAGAAATGTTTACAGCACTTTCTAAAATATAATTCTTGATAAATTATTTTATTATAAATGCTACATCATGCATTTCTCTGAGACGCttacccgagtatacttgggactcgtcctcaatgggttaacagtCCTTGTATGTACACGACCATTTGAAGTTCAgttctgtttctttgtttattggAATCTCTTCTTGGCCCATCAAATCTGAGAAACAACCACCTACACTGTATCCACATTGTAATTATGGTTCTGTGCTGCatcttcttttattctttcattcagTGCTGATGATTCATTTAATAATTCATTGCTAgggtgggggcgctgtggcatagacAGTTGATAaaactcccgactcccaatcggaggacccgagttcgattcccgcccagtgctttaATACGTCCCtggacaagatgcttttacccACTACAACAcacatgtccctctcgacccaggtgtataaatgcgTACCTGACAATGCTGGGGTAATACCGGTAATAATGATAttgccctctggtagagcagtggcaacactgaagaggctaccctggataaataagaccttatttaaatttatgaaattcttccgtcgagatgttttcattgcaactgattgacaaattgccctacatcgacgtagggcaatttgtcaatcagttgtaataAATAAGaccttgttattattatcatttatttgagCTTTATCTCGGTCATTTACCATTGATTCATCTTGATTGCAAACTTATCAAGAGCCTCGTAACATGTATAATGCTAAATTGTATAACTTGTACACTGTAATAcgtatgatggtgatgatgcaAAGCATATTGTATCACCATATGTCTGTAAAGAACATTCAAAGGAGCCCAGCTCCCTGTATTTGTCgcattttattcacaaaatttgctgGAAAAGATAGGTCATAAGTTCAGATTTGAAGAGCTGTATCAAGGTTGTTACTTATGCAATGTTAACAAGTGACATACAAGTACGAGAGTGCTGCATCATGCCGAAGTTTGAGACACTTCTTATGTAATGTCTGCCTAGTCTCCTTTCAGAGCCTTGACTAAAACTTTTTTGCACACTTAAGCAGTGGGCCTACAATACTTGTGTAATGTCTTCCATTGGGGCCCTCTGAAAGTGGCATTCTTAATGTCAGAGGTGATATCTTAAAGCTACAGGCCTTTACCTCTGCCCAAATATTTACAAAAGGGATTCCCAGTATTTGCAATTTGTCAAAGGGGATGAGAATGGTCAATTGCTGGGAGAAATCTTGTGCTCAGACTTTAACCATACACTGTGTAATGGTGCTGATGTCAGGcatgacatgtttttttttcattgcagctaACCCAATTTACTTTTCCTTTCCtggtttgtttgaatttttttctcaGTACAATTACACTTGCACTTATGAATTTAGTGCAAATAAGATATCAcatatgtgtattatgtacagCCTCTTTGCTCAACTTTACTTTAAAGAACATAAAGGTGTGGCAGGGAATGTTACAAAAAAATTTTTTCAATCAATGAAATATACTgattagtgaaaaaaaaaaaaatgtggtaacATATTTGAGAAGACTTATTCAATACAAAGTCAGTGCTTGCATATCATGTGTGATACCCGTTCAGTATACATGTAAATTTGTGGTGACAAGTGATCAAGTATTGTCATCTTAGGAGGCTCCATACAtaataatgctagaaaagtttTATGCATTGTGAATTGAAGACACTTCATtccatatatatacaatatagatatgatatatgaaaatatTGCTATGAATTTGAAGTCGAGATGTATTTAATGGTATTTATGCAGCATTAAATGTGCCATCGATGTAGTGGCTGTTCATAGGCACAAAGAGATAAATTGTACTGATACTGTATACTGTAATGAGTTTTTACATAATCTACATGCTGCAAACGTCATGCTGCATGTGGCATATCAGAAGTTATCTATGAATGGGTGCTTGTACCAGACTTGATGACAGTTTTACTTGTATGTTTCAGACTTTAAAGGGacggtacagtttcggttgagatggggcttcaggtttcagAATATGAacaaaagagcatgtaattctatgaggaattcaaagttggtTTGTTGAAAAtaggctttgaaatggctgagatatgtatataaaaaaaaaaaattgataatgataaaaattgggacccaccttttattaagatcactttgttttacttttttttgtggatatcttACATGTAGCCATCataaacccgattttcatcaaatgaactgtGAATTCCTGTTGGAATTATATGCAATtgctcttagaattgtatgctctgtaacatttcacaaagtgatttctaagtatctcgcaaaaagttcaaagctGAATCCTGACCTCAACCAGTattataccattcctttaagtATTGACAACTTGTTATGCTTATTACAGATACTTGTAATTTGACCATATCGCATCGACTCTAAATTTATGCTTGTCACACAACCGCTTTTTATCAGCTGCAAGTATACAGTTTAGCTTGTGTGATTTGCTCATGTAGATAAGACTTCATATCAAGTTGCATCAAGGACTTGAGCCATAAACAGCACCAGTTAAACATTGAAATTTGAACATTGTACCTAATGCAGTAGTTGTGAAGACAAACTGTTCACTTAAGACCCAGTTTATCAGTATTATTGAGATTATGTTTTGCCAAAGTGCAtttaagaaagaaaggaaaggtaTGGGGTACTGCCTCAATTTCCCATGAATTTAGTAGAACACCAGTAGGATATTTAGTCAGGATTTGTTACTGTTGATGCAGTTGAAATTCAGTCCTGTCACTTGTTTTATTGTTTAATCACTGCAAAAAACCAATGAAGAAAACTTCCTCTGTTTAAGCAAAGTTGGGTGAACATACAATGTCCTTTATACAACTACAGTGcctaaaaagaaagataaaagtGGTCACATTTTGTTGACAGGTTAACCAATCGTTCCATGCGAGATGTATGACAGAGACTGACTTTAGGGATACCCAATATACAATACAGTAGTACCCCTGTACTAGTTCACATGTTTGGTTGATGTGGGAATGGATATTATATGTGctatgttttcctttgtttttcaaagTAACTCAGTAGCATCTAGGTGACAGATGGATCATCTTAAAATTTTTCCAAGGCAGTGGTAGTGGCAGATTGCAAaacaagtaaaataaaaaaaatgcagaaatgtaTTTCAATATCGGGATATTTGCCCACCATTCATTCCTATGCTTAAAAGCCTTATTGATACTTTAGCCAACAAGATGCTGTAGACATGGTGATGTTGTTGATTTTAATGAAGCTTCTGCAGCTTCAGATTGATGACATTGTGAACATCCTGGACCATTTGTGGTGTTTGCCAAATTGCTTTCAAGCAGCTCTTGTCTTTGTGTAATATCCAGGAGTGTAATGCTGGTATAACAGTAATTTGAAGCAAAGCTAGTTGTTCGTGTAGGAAAAGTGTAGTTGTTACTTATGAAGGAATATGGGTAGTGTAGGTGTAAATCCTCATTTTGACCCTCATTTTTGAATGTGATCAATGCTCCCAATAGGATCTGGAGTATCTGAGTGATGGTCTAGAAGGGCGATCACACAACCCTGTGGCCCTCCTGTTTGACTCCCTCTTCCATCCTGCGGCCGACCTCGGTGAAGAGGAAAAGTCGCGACTGGAATGGAGACATGATTCTACCAAGGCTGTCGACCACATCGTGTTGGGCAGCGGGCGACCAGGGGGATCTTGGTGGGTGAGTTCCATCTACAGTGCTTTTCCTTtttaacgaacacagttataatgaaatactgtaaaacaaggaatgttcccttgcattttaattttgcgaatttcgcgagagccgaGATTCacgaaatgaaaatgcatttgaaagttcttgtctacactctacacattgaatgttagaggcaacttgcaaaaatttcatgccgcaaatatattGTGTTGTACAGTATTGttacaagaaaataaagattCAGGTTCCAAAATTATCataaatacatttatatgtatacactgtatttgtttggctacaacaaaattttgatacaagAACACTGCGGTCCCAAGGACATTGTTAATTACACTGAAGTTGCCTTTGCcaggttttcttcttcttcttgtaagCTAGCAGTGGTCTTGATTGATCAGGAGTATTTGAATCTGTACAAAAGTGTTTTGCTAGTTCTCCATGTAGTGATTCAGATGGGAACAGAACTCAGTGTTTTCATGAAGTAGCAAAACTATGTACTGCATCAATGGCAGGTTTGTGTTGTTCTTGTGATCATCAgcatcagcattttttttcttactgggTACGAGACCAGTCCACGTATGCTATAGCTAATACACATATCATTTAATgtgatttttattatttgtgCTATGTTAGTCTTCAATGTGTCTGATGGCATGAAAAAACAATTTGTTGTTGTGAAAGTAAGAAAAATAGAGACATCATAGCATATTTGGCTCAGCTTTACATTTCTACGGCTTCCATCGAAGACCATGGGAGATGCATTAGGTGAATCACTAAGCATtcactttatgaaatattcaCAGAAGTACAtagtgctctctctctctctctctctctcttacacacacacacacacatacacacacacacacaatattcaTCTGGTGTGATTTGGTTGGGATATCCAAatcatttgactgatatttcaACACTGCCTTATACACTTTCTTTCTATCACCACTGTATAAATGCAACACATGTACCTCATAAGTTATATTCTTCGCTTTTTTGGGGggtctttttatctttttttgccATATCTTTTCTTCATATTCTGTTTTTGCTTGCATGCTGGCATGAATTTCATTATCCCTTTCCCCTgtttttagtaaaaaaaaatactttttttttttttttgggggggtctcAACGTGGCAGACATTTTTGTGTATTCAAGATCATGTATCATTTGGGCGGTCATTGgtatagtacatacatgtatttcaatccTATCTAGCAAAGTCATGCTGCAGTCTGTAATTGGCTGCATTGAGGTCAAGTTAATGTATACAAATTGGCTACCCTGACCCACTTGTCTGACTACTGtggtattatttttttatttgccatGGTGAGGCAGCCTTTATAGTGTTATCAATGAAAAAGTCCTTGAATTTTGTGATTCTTTGTCATTTATATTGGGAGATGATGGCCGGTGGGATAGATGTGGGTGAGGCATGAACTTTGTACACGTTGTTGCCTTCTGTTTCCAATTTGAGTCCTTCCATCTAACCCTTTTATGCAGTTTGACAGGATAACGATTGATTATTTTTATGCCCCTGTCATTAGACAGCAGACTTACCTGTCAAATTTGTGATCAAGTTTACAGTAGACAACATTGGGTTGTGGTGTGTAAGTGTGACATATTCTTGGCTGTTTCCATACCATGtcaacacacattcacacacacacacacacacacacacaaagattgaATAAAgtgataaaaataacaaaatacagcAAATTGCTTGGCATTCTTGATTAGAAAGTATCCCAGTAATTCCATTTTTATTCATCACGTCCTCATTCCATAGAAAATTAGTCGGTGGCATAACCAGGTTTATGTGCtagtttgtacaatgtactacgCTACCTCTGCAGCAATTGTGTCCAGGTTAAAGTAGCACATGACATAAGTAAGGGTATGGACTTGGAATTCATGATCATGCAATACCTGGGCCCGGCTGTTTGTATAGCGACAGCTGAATCTAATCTTGGGATAGATGCAGCAAGTATCCTGCGGCTGTAGCCTTGAGTCATGATTAAATATTTCCAAATAAACCTGCAAAATAATCACTCAGATTACTATGTATTTGCCTTTCATGATATACCAGTAACATGTATCAAATGCTGTTTTTCTTACAGTATCCTGTGTAAATTCTGTACCAGCACCATATCATCTACACTCTATAatactaatacatgtataacttatGTAGGGATGAGAGCTGCGATAATTAATATACAATGCAGTGAGAGaaaatacaataatttgaaCTGTAAGGAAGAACTGCAAGGGAAAGTAGGGCAGGACATCTAAATTGAAGGTTACCAGGGGCACTTGTACTTACGTACATGTAACTGTGGGTGAGTGATATATGACAGTTGCCTGGCTAAGCAATCATTCGTCAGTTGCATCACTATGCATTGTAGCTTATTAAACAAACAGAGAGAAAATCCATTGAattaccatttaaaaaaaaaaagaaggaactgAGACCACATTGGACTATATCAAGGCTAATATCGGTATCCACTCTGTCTATTCTGCAGCAAGTGCCGCAGATACGGCATTCAGTAAGCTTAAATTCACATGACCTGCTCTTCTTTTCTTGTTGTTGACAACAGTGACCTAGACAAGGTGTTCCAATTGAAATactaactagaaaagcactctgagagcgcagacctctgccaagtaGCTaatttacacacatacactcaatAGAAGCCTTTTAATATGTCATCACTTTCAGCTGCACGGTGTCTCGCCCGAGTAGAGCCTGCGCCTCAGAGCGTGTATGCAAACCTGAAGTACGCTCAACTTTACCTCTCAAGTTCATTGAACCTATCtgcaaaaagatttaaaaatccTCTTCaaatccacaaaaattcccgcatcactaccaaaatttaatgatgtgttccttgtgtcataaCGGACTTTTCCTGCACATTTTATTCAAATCCGTACACAACTTTttcagttattttgcaaacagacaaaccaacgctGATGATCACTTAAACTCCTTccttgaaagaaaatatgtgtgCAATGCAAGTATCCCATGCTGTGATGCAATATAGGCTTACTGTTGCGTGCATCTCGGATCTGATGTGGTTCTGGTGTCCTGTTAAGGATCCAATCACTTTCGCTTTAACAATTTTTGCCTTATCCGTATatatgtggtggtggtggtgggggggggggggaactcatTCCGGAACAGTGCAGTCACAATAAGCCAGTtaggagttagctcatgggcacattggtccgaatgacctttctttttatctcagtcggttaggggccCTTCACTCGCTTTCAgagtgacataatgcattagctTTATGGTATTCATCAATCCTGCTCAAAAAAGGAttaacttgcatagaccagatgaccagaatgatccgtcaattctgcatcaatttcattaccttgcactgaatgtattaacaaccTCCTTCTATTGatttgccaaataccacttttgctgtcaggtagatgtgctggcaagcagcatttataaggattacatgaataatcattacatcacagatacttatcccagtgaatttaaaaaccaacatgcttgttggtccgaatgaccttttttctgctcatgctcaaagtcgGAACTCTGAACTGGTCTATTGCGAAATTTGGTGATTGCCATCTATATTATGAATTGCATGTGATGACAACAACGGTGTTAGCCAATTGACACCAATTCTAATTGGAGAGAgcttttactttcatttttacaATATTCGTTGTACCCAGCAACACTCAAgagctaacaagaaaaaaacaaaacaaaaactaatgCATTGTTTTCATTCTCAGTCTGCGGATAGTCTTACCAGGAAGTGAAGGACAGTCTTAATTGCCTTATGTCGTTCCACCTGTCTTGAGCTCACAACTGCTGCAGGCATATGTTTCACAAACTGGGAtttgaaggacaagttcatgAGAGGTTGAATTAACGATCAAGTGCCACTTCGatgaatcaagaaataaacattACCCCTTTTCAGAAAGCAAAGTTAGCAATGTCTTGCCTTCAACAAGATTAGTTTTTCCAATAAAGATTGAatagataaaagaaagaaaacacctGTATCACCATGCATTACtgctccttttattttttccttcattaTTTCAAGATCACCAAATGTGGCAGTGGTCTTTGGGCGCTTGTATCGTACACTTGACAAAAACACAATGAACACATTCGCAGATTCAAGTACAACAGCTCATGTTCCACCATAGGCATCTCTGCATGCATTTGCTGTTTTGTACTTGGATCAATTTGGTCATACATTGCCCACATGCAGTCAGACCCATAGGTATAGGTGCTGTACACAAACATTGCATGTTTGCTTTAGTGTGTTGTAGTGTGTTGTTTATTCTGCATATCAAATAACTTGCGACAgttgtgaaaatgaaatcactGTAAAATGCATCGCTTGTGCAATGTTTTGATGTCTGCAGCAAGCTTGATGTATTGGTgtcttttcttgtctttttatATAGCAAATGGATGACTCTGTGCTGACTCTAAGTCTTGGGGCATGGATGGAGCTACCTGACATGAGCTTTGAGGAATGGGCTGCAGAATACAGGTATGGAAATAATTGATAGATTAACAGACACAGTgataggcagacagacagacaagcagGTGTTGTGCTTTGGCACTGTGATGACTACTCAATTTGGAGATAGTTAGCAGAGTATCTCAAGAGTCTCATTAGCTGGCTGGTCATGAGTCGTTAGGCTCTCGTACTGGCCAATTCTGTGGCTTGTATGTAGTTCTCATGCCAGGAAAATTGTTATTTAGGTCAAGGCTTGTCAGCTGCTCAAGCTGTTAGTCTGAAACATTGCCTTTCCACTGCTATGGTGCCTGTTTATGACGATGCCATGCCAATAATGTATCCATcatttttgttatgttgacAGGGAAACTCACAGTGAAACAGCTGCTAAGATCAGCCATCGCAGAGCCACGCTGTCGGAGGTTGCCCACTATTATGACGCCTacgtgaagaagaagaagcttgTCGACTACTTTGTGCCCTACACCAAGGTGGTATCGGTCCGTCGCCTCAAAGGCCGCCGTGTCATTAACAGTGAGAGTGGTGAGCCGGAGATCCGTTGCCAAAGATGCTGCAAATACCAAGGGGAGAACCTGTTTGAGATCAAGGGTGTGAACGTTAATCCCAGGTGTGGCTGCAAGCAGTCTTTTACTGTGTTATCCCCaaatgttgtcatggcaacaggaATGCTGGGAAAACCAAACCGATTAAATGTCCCAGGTGACAACTTTCGTTACGTCCGATATGACTTGAAGTACTTGGAGTCGGCAATCCAAGAAGGGGATCTGAGCCAAAACTCCTACCCGGTGCTGGTGATAGGGTCGGGACTCACAGCAGCTGATGCCATCATCATGGCGAGGAATGCGGGGATACCGGTAGTGCATGTCTTTCGCCGGACCCCTCGTGACCCTGCCATCACACTGAGCAAGCTGCCCAAGGTGGTGTACCCAGAGTACCACCATGTGCTCCAGATGATGAGGGGAGAGATCCAGGAGGAAGGCTACACTCCCCTCCCCAAGCACAGGGTACTGGAGTTTGGCAAGGAGCTGCTCGTCACCATCGAGGGCAACGACTCCACCCAGCGCATCCCTGTCTCCATGGTGACAGTACTGATTGGAGCCAAGCCAGATCTCTCTTTCCTCCCACAAGACGGCCTCCATCTTGGAGAGGAGCAGGAGGACATCAGCTGCAAGCAGAATCCAGTCAGTGTGGACCCCTATACCATGGAAACAGTGCAGGAGCCTGGCTTGTATGCCATGGGACCGCTTGTTGGGGACACCTTCGTCCGCTTCGCCATGGGAGGTGCCATGgctattgctagtcacctgtCAAAAAGTCCCTGGGATGGATCGTGTTGTTCAAATGGAACATAGTCTAGAGGGTACTTTCCGTGGGATACTATGCTAGTGCCTCTATATGGTAAAAACTTCTTTTGCAGATGATATTTTTGTAGAGATTTTTATATGGTCATAGAAATATATTAAGTGTCTGACAATCCTTTGTGTACACAGAGGACAGAAGCCTATTATACTCTACTGGTATGTGTTTCTACTCTGGTCTGGAATATTAAAATGTGTCAGATTGGTAAACTTCACTGAGAAATGTAATTTCTCTTGAATAGATGAGAACAGCTACAAATCTTGAGAGGCATCCATGGGATTAAGGAATTTTAAACATATGTAGTAGAAAAGTATTAGTCTGTTGCCATTGCtatatcattgatattattACCTTTGTCATTCCTGTTAAAGTTCAATCATGATAATCACTCTTATCTTTGTAGAGAAGATCATTATGGCTatgtaattttgttgttttgattttgtcaaACAAAATCAGTAGCATGTAGCCCCAAACATTCCAGAGATCATGGCTGCATTGCTTTAGACCCTGATCGTTGTGATGTCCGGCATACAACACCCAAAGCGATTCCATTGCAGCAATATTTCAGTTTGTCATGTATGACATTTATATTTCTGCGTGCTGACTTTTTTCAGTTGCATTGTACTGCTCAAACACTTTTTAATTACTTTTAGTTatttgatatataaaaaaagaaatgagtgtTGTGTTTCTGCAAACATTCGATAATCTGTCAAAGTCTCAACAGTGATAAAGTTTTTCCTTCAGAGGTAGGATTTTAAGTGCCGTAAGTGCTTGAATGCACTGAGAAACAATTTAAATGAGAGCAACAATGTATTAATGTGAGCAACATTGCATTTTATGAGCAGCTTTTGTCGCAGTATCAGCCAGCATTATCATCACTGGATAGACATTTGGTCGTTGACAGTTTTGATTACTGCCATATGCTTGGTGAATGTGACATGTAAATGAGTATTAGTAGCCAGCAGTACATGCTTCCCAAAGAAACTAGTCGTAGAGAGGGCTTGTGTAGTGTAATTTTCATTTGTTGGGTAGGTATTTAAAGTAGTTTTGCAGTTTACTATATTGTTTGACAGTCATAGTAAATCATCTGACTTGACCCAATGCAACTCTTGATTCTGTTTTCCTGTACGTGGAATGTTTGTCAATGGTACCCGACTATCCCTCTTGCAAATTATGCAAGTAGTTTGTTGAATTAGTCTGTGAGTACAGTAaggttacatgtattttgaagcattttttgTCACGACTGTTAGAAGTACTGGAATTATGTTAAGTACTCCCGAGTTCTGCACAAGCCATTACCTGCTGATGCATGGTATTTTCTATTGTCTgtccatttctttctttgtactgtttttttttttttttatagtcagagtgcaatgatgataaatattcatgataatTGTTGTTGATTCCGTAACAGATATTGGCCCGAGCATGAGTTACCCCCCACAAGGCCCTGGCATTTCTGTGACGACGTATTTAATGCTGCAGTTTACAATAGGCATGATGAGTACTTGAATGGGGGTATTGGTAAACTTATGAAGCTTGAATTGGGGTATAGACTTATGAAGCATTAATATATCAATGTAACATAATATTCTTTATTTAGTATCTTAGGATGTCTCTAGCACCAACTTGCGAGGCGAATCAGAATGGTTGCTGATAATGTTTATGGTAATTTATGTCAGTTGTGGATTGACACACTCTCAGGTGTGTTTTACACAACAGATCATTCATTGTCGTCCAAGATTTCCCTCCAAGGTgtgaatgattattttgtgaaagacTAATTGGGTCATACTAGGTCTGTGCCAAAATTTCCTTTCCACATTTtggtggcttttttttttttatgcctccgccacgaagtggtgctggaggcattatgttttcgggttgtccgtccgtccgtccttccgtccgtccgtccttcgtccgtctgtctgtccgtccttccgtccgtaatcaattttgttgacagcgtaactaaaaaaacgtttgaggtatcctaatgaaacttggcatgtatgtgtatgagtgggcgaagttgtgcctatcaacttttaagTGCACATactcagggtcaaaggtcaaaaggtcaaggtcaaatgctcaaaatttcactatttcccccatatccatgcaatgcctgaaggtattttcttgaaacctaGTGTATATATGAACTACCAAATGAAGATTCTCCATAGAGAGTttcgggtcatgaggtcaaaggtcaagtcaaaatgttgaaattgcacatttttctccatatcttgcaaatggttcaaggtgtctttgtggaacttagtatatatgcatgtactgactggcagtgattatcttgggaatttaggggtcatgggtcaaaggtcatggggtcaaggtcaactcctcaaaatgtcattaaTTCCCTCATATTTATACAATGCCAGCAGCATTTTTCTTGGAACttgacatatacatgtacatgtattacccaattgatattctgtgggaagtttcatgcctaaaggtcaaaaggtcgaaggtcaaaggtcaagtgaaagtgctaaattttacttcttcctccatatcttgaaaataactcaaggtatcatatGAAACTTATTACATATTTTACTTAATATGTATATTTCACccaacagtgattctctttggaactttaaggtcaaagatcaagggtcaaaggccaggttaaaataCTAATATTTTACCATTTAATACTAAAactactttttttctctgtatcttgtaAATTAcacaatgcataaacttataaaagggtcagaagtcaagtaaaaatcctcaaatccccaaatacctgcactgtGACAAtttagccattcatccaattaaacctagttcaaggaaagtgaacattcagcacatttgtgacaaacctgtcattttaatattttgcaaacTATGTGAAACAGTCATCGCatatt from Diadema setosum chromosome 9, eeDiaSeto1, whole genome shotgun sequence includes the following:
- the LOC140232954 gene encoding oxidative stress-induced growth inhibitor 1-like — translated: MASEDHSPCYSDCDFDPHWGGCENQSGRTRENHALKEPYYTPVLVIGNGPSGICLSYLLSGNRPYFTGEPHPNPLLQLKLEGKTDQSILELDLEYLSDGLEGRSHNPVALLFDSLFHPAADLGEEEKSRLEWRHDSTKAVDHIVLGSGRPGGSWWQMDDSVLTLSLGAWMELPDMSFEEWAAEYRETHSETAAKISHRRATLSEVAHYYDAYVKKKKLVDYFVPYTKVVSVRRLKGRRVINSESGEPEIRCQRCCKYQGENLFEIKGVNVNPRCGCKQSFTVLSPNVVMATGMLGKPNRLNVPGDNFRYVRYDLKYLESAIQEGDLSQNSYPVLVIGSGLTAADAIIMARNAGIPVVHVFRRTPRDPAITLSKLPKVVYPEYHHVLQMMRGEIQEEGYTPLPKHRVLEFGKELLVTIEGNDSTQRIPVSMVTVLIGAKPDLSFLPQDGLHLGEEQEDISCKQNPVSVDPYTMETVQEPGLYAMGPLVGDTFVRFAMGGAMAIASHLSKSPWDGSCCSNGT